A region from the Paludicola sp. MB14-C6 genome encodes:
- a CDS encoding JAB domain-containing protein — MPNELHNGHRQRLKNRFLKSGIDVFEQHNILELLLFFAIPRMDTNDIAHNLMKRFGNIGEVFDAPYDELIKVQGVTSNAATLLKLVPNLSRVYLENKYQPLEVYDTPQKLSNYFIHKFVGVNQEQVYIMCLDSSCSFIQCDLLTQGTVTQANISIRKIVETVIRHNACSIVLAHNHPRGLAIPSNEDIITTVSIKNALKQLDVNLLDHIIIAQDTYVSLVEQGYISK, encoded by the coding sequence ATGCCAAATGAATTGCATAATGGACACCGACAACGACTAAAAAACAGATTTTTAAAAAGTGGTATAGATGTATTTGAACAACACAACATTTTAGAGCTATTGCTTTTTTTTGCAATTCCTAGAATGGATACAAATGATATTGCCCATAATTTAATGAAACGTTTTGGAAACATTGGCGAAGTATTTGATGCTCCGTATGATGAGTTGATTAAAGTGCAAGGGGTAACTTCTAATGCAGCAACGTTGCTCAAATTAGTTCCAAATTTGAGCAGAGTCTATTTAGAAAATAAATATCAACCACTTGAGGTATATGATACCCCTCAAAAATTGAGTAATTATTTTATTCATAAGTTTGTTGGAGTAAATCAAGAACAAGTATATATCATGTGTTTAGATAGTTCTTGTAGTTTTATTCAGTGCGATTTATTGACGCAAGGTACCGTTACTCAAGCAAATATCAGTATTCGTAAAATTGTTGAAACGGTTATTCGTCATAATGCTTGTTCCATTGTTTTAGCTCACAATCACCCAAGAGGTCTAGCAATTCCATCTAATGAAGATATTATTACAACAGTATCAATAAAAAATGCATTAAAACAGCTTGATGTCAATTTACTGGATCATATTATTATAGCACAAGACACTTATGTATCTTTAGTTGAACAAGGTTACATTAGCAAATAA
- the catA gene encoding type A chloramphenicol O-acetyltransferase has product MNFNYIDIENWKRKEYFNHYLNTVRCTYSMTANIDITNLLALSKKSKKKLYPVMIYMITTVVNKHEEFRCSFDTNKKLGCWNKMNPSYTIFHKEDESFSSIWSEYNNDLSVFYGNAMNDIQQYSNAVGFLPKPNEPSNTFPISCIPWTSFTGFQLNIYNEGDYLLPIFTIGRYFEQDGKWLLPISIQVHHAVCDGYHVSRFINELNEMAANANEWFPFHSA; this is encoded by the coding sequence ATGAATTTTAATTATATAGATATTGAGAATTGGAAACGAAAAGAGTATTTTAATCACTATTTAAATACAGTAAGATGTACTTACAGTATGACGGCGAATATAGATATTACCAACTTGCTGGCTTTGTCTAAAAAAAGCAAAAAAAAGCTTTATCCAGTTATGATTTACATGATTACAACAGTTGTTAACAAACATGAGGAGTTTCGTTGTAGTTTTGATACCAATAAAAAGCTAGGTTGCTGGAATAAAATGAATCCAAGTTATACTATTTTTCATAAAGAAGATGAATCGTTTTCAAGTATATGGAGTGAATATAATAATGATTTATCTGTATTTTATGGTAACGCAATGAATGACATTCAGCAATACTCGAATGCAGTCGGCTTTTTACCCAAGCCAAATGAGCCTTCGAATACATTTCCAATTTCATGTATTCCATGGACAAGTTTTACAGGGTTTCAATTGAATATATACAATGAAGGGGACTACTTGTTACCTATTTTTACAATAGGTAGGTATTTTGAACAAGATGGTAAATGGTTATTGCCAATCTCAATACAAGTTCATCACGCGGTATGTGATGGGTATCATGTGAGCCGTTTTATCAATGAGCTTAATGAAATGGCAGCAAATGCGAATGAATGGTTTCCATTTCATTCAGCATAG
- the uvrA gene encoding excinuclease ABC subunit UvrA: MALEKIVIKGARENNLKNIDLEIPRDKLVVLTGLSGSGKSSLAFDTIYADGQRRYVESLSSYARQFLGQMQKPDVDLIEGLSPAISIDQKTTSKNPRSTVGTVTEIYDYLRLLYARIGVPHCTVCGREIKQQTVDQMVDRILELPERTKIQILAPVIRARKGEHQKEFEAARKSGYVRVRVDGNLYDLSEEIKLEKNKKHSIEVIVDRLVINSTIKSRLTDSLETAIGLSGGLAIIDVIDGEEIMFSQNYACPEHGVSMSELEPSMFSFNNPFGACEKCTGLGTFMEVDPDLIVPNKKLSIREGAIKASGWYFGESGTIAQMYFEALAEHYKFSLDTPFAKLPKKITDVIFYGTKGERIKMTRKNEYGEGTYNTEFEGIVNNLERRFRETQSNYIRDEIAQCMSTNLCPDCSGERLKPEILAVTVGDKNISDFCKLSVSAAYQFISSLELNQRDTMIGAQIIKEIKERLSFLDSVGLDYLTLSRSAGTLSGGESQRIRLATQIGSSLVGVLYILDEPSIGLHQKDNDKLIGTLKKLRDLGNTLIVVEHDEDTMYAADYIVDIGPGAGVHGGEVVYAGDVPHILECEESITGQYLSGKKYIPIPETRRKGNGLTLTVEGATENNLKNVNVDIPLGTLTCVTGVSGSGKSSLVNEVIFKQLSKVMNNSRYKAGAHKDILGIENIDKIIDINQSPIGRTPRSNPATYTGVFTDIREIFAMTNESKMKGYSQSRFSFNVKGGRCEACQGDGILKIEMHFLPDIFVPCEVCKGKRYNRETLEIKYKGKSIDDVLNMTIEEALSFFNAIPKIKRKIETLYDVGLGYVKLGQPATTLSGGEAQRVKLATELSKRSTGKTLYILDEPTTGLHVADVHKLIEMLNRLVEAGNTVLVIEHNLDVIKTADYIIDLGPDGGDKGGKVIAKGTPEQVSKNAKSYTGQYLKKVLEKEIK; encoded by the coding sequence ATGGCTTTAGAAAAGATTGTAATTAAAGGTGCAAGAGAAAACAATCTAAAAAATATTGATTTAGAAATTCCAAGAGATAAACTTGTTGTATTAACTGGCTTATCCGGATCCGGAAAATCTTCCTTAGCATTTGACACAATTTATGCGGATGGGCAACGACGCTATGTAGAAAGCTTGTCATCTTATGCACGTCAATTTCTAGGCCAAATGCAAAAACCGGATGTTGATTTAATTGAAGGATTGTCTCCTGCAATTTCTATTGATCAAAAAACTACATCTAAGAATCCACGTTCTACCGTTGGAACCGTAACTGAAATATACGATTATCTGCGCTTGCTTTATGCTCGAATTGGAGTACCTCACTGTACAGTATGCGGACGTGAAATTAAGCAACAAACAGTCGACCAAATGGTCGACCGTATTTTAGAATTACCTGAACGAACAAAAATTCAGATTTTAGCTCCTGTGATACGTGCCAGAAAAGGGGAACATCAAAAAGAATTTGAAGCTGCAAGAAAATCCGGCTATGTTCGTGTAAGAGTTGATGGTAATTTATATGATTTATCAGAAGAAATTAAGCTTGAAAAGAATAAGAAGCATAGTATTGAGGTAATTGTTGATAGGCTCGTAATCAATAGTACAATAAAATCTCGTTTGACTGATTCTTTAGAAACTGCAATAGGTTTATCAGGTGGACTTGCAATCATTGATGTTATTGATGGTGAAGAAATCATGTTTTCTCAAAACTATGCTTGTCCTGAGCATGGCGTAAGTATGAGTGAATTAGAACCAAGTATGTTTTCTTTCAATAATCCTTTTGGCGCTTGCGAAAAATGTACTGGATTAGGTACTTTTATGGAAGTGGATCCTGATTTAATTGTTCCTAATAAAAAATTATCCATAAGAGAAGGTGCAATCAAAGCAAGCGGATGGTATTTTGGCGAATCCGGTACAATTGCGCAAATGTACTTTGAAGCACTTGCAGAACATTATAAATTTTCACTAGATACACCTTTTGCTAAACTACCTAAAAAAATAACAGATGTTATTTTCTATGGTACAAAAGGCGAACGAATTAAGATGACTCGTAAAAATGAATACGGTGAGGGTACTTATAATACAGAATTTGAAGGTATCGTTAATAACCTTGAACGAAGGTTTAGAGAAACGCAAAGCAATTATATACGTGATGAAATTGCACAATGTATGAGTACCAATCTTTGTCCTGATTGTTCCGGAGAACGTTTAAAGCCTGAAATATTAGCAGTTACTGTGGGTGACAAAAACATTAGTGATTTTTGTAAATTGTCGGTAAGTGCGGCATATCAATTCATCAGTTCGTTAGAATTAAATCAACGTGATACGATGATTGGAGCACAGATTATCAAAGAAATAAAAGAACGATTATCTTTTTTAGATAGCGTAGGGCTTGATTATTTAACTCTATCACGTTCAGCAGGAACATTATCCGGTGGCGAGAGTCAACGTATTCGTCTTGCAACTCAAATAGGTTCTTCTCTTGTTGGGGTATTGTATATTCTTGATGAGCCGAGTATTGGTTTGCATCAAAAAGACAATGATAAACTAATTGGAACCTTAAAAAAACTAAGAGATTTAGGAAATACTCTAATTGTAGTTGAACATGATGAAGATACCATGTATGCTGCCGATTATATTGTTGACATTGGACCCGGCGCAGGTGTGCATGGTGGTGAAGTTGTATATGCCGGTGATGTACCGCATATTCTTGAATGTGAAGAATCCATTACAGGACAATATTTAAGCGGTAAAAAGTATATTCCGATTCCCGAAACGAGAAGAAAGGGAAATGGTTTAACTTTAACCGTTGAAGGTGCTACTGAAAATAATCTAAAAAATGTGAATGTTGACATCCCACTTGGCACATTAACTTGCGTTACAGGAGTATCAGGATCAGGTAAATCTTCTTTGGTAAATGAAGTAATCTTCAAGCAATTGTCCAAAGTGATGAATAATTCTCGATATAAAGCAGGTGCACATAAAGATATTCTTGGTATTGAAAATATTGATAAGATAATTGATATCAATCAATCACCTATTGGTAGAACCCCTAGATCAAACCCAGCTACCTATACGGGTGTATTTACCGATATTCGAGAGATATTTGCTATGACCAATGAATCCAAAATGAAAGGATATTCGCAAAGTAGATTTTCATTTAATGTAAAAGGCGGTCGTTGCGAAGCTTGCCAAGGTGATGGTATTTTGAAAATTGAAATGCATTTTTTGCCTGATATTTTTGTTCCATGTGAAGTTTGTAAAGGTAAAAGGTATAATAGGGAAACGTTGGAGATAAAATATAAAGGAAAATCAATTGATGATGTTTTAAATATGACAATTGAAGAAGCACTTTCTTTCTTCAATGCTATTCCTAAGATTAAACGAAAGATAGAAACGCTTTATGATGTTGGACTTGGTTATGTCAAGCTTGGCCAACCTGCAACTACATTGTCAGGTGGAGAGGCACAGCGAGTAAAACTTGCTACTGAGTTATCAAAGCGATCAACAGGTAAAACGCTGTATATTTTGGATGAACCAACTACAGGTTTACACGTAGCGGATGTACACAAGCTTATTGAAATGCTGAATCGATTAGTAGAAGCAGGGAATACTGTATTAGTAATTGAACATAACCTTGATGTTATAAAAACAGCGGATTATATTATTGACTTGGGACCTGATGGTGGAGATAAGGGTGGAAAGGTTATTGCCAAAGGAACACCGGAGCAGGTTAGTAAAAATGCAAAATCTTATACTGGACAGTATTTAAAGAAAGTACTTGAAAAAGAAATAAAATAA
- a CDS encoding FprA family A-type flavoprotein, whose amino-acid sequence MNINEIKDNVYSVSVLNPNLRVFDIVMTTDNGTSYNSYIVKGSEKTALIETAHLNYFDYFINNIKEVAELESVEYLIMNHNEPDHSGSIAKLLDLLPNLKIVTSQAGSIYIKNIINRNDANIIVAKNGDSIDLGDKTLTFFSAPFLHWPDSMFTYLKEDKVLFSCDFLGSHYCEPELFDTNIHYYEEYSKALKGYFDAIFGPFKPYVVKGLNIVKELDFDCAAPSHGPVLTKHGLLDEVIAKYTEWSNPTVHNNKQIPIFYCSAYGNTQLIAESIAVGIKETITDANIELLDIIKYDMNLLSQKLNESDAFLVGSPTINKDAVPPVWVLLSHVDAINIAKKPTAVFGSYGWSGEATKFIRQRLESLKTNVYEEDFRITFVPTESDLNKAKEFGKAFALTI is encoded by the coding sequence ATGAACATAAATGAAATAAAAGACAATGTATATAGCGTTAGTGTATTAAACCCTAATTTAAGAGTATTTGATATAGTAATGACAACTGATAACGGAACTAGTTATAATTCTTATATTGTAAAAGGCAGTGAAAAAACTGCTTTAATTGAAACTGCACACCTTAATTATTTCGATTACTTTATTAACAATATAAAAGAAGTAGCTGAATTAGAATCTGTAGAGTATTTAATAATGAATCATAATGAACCAGATCATTCAGGTTCTATCGCAAAGCTATTAGATTTACTACCAAACTTAAAAATAGTTACGTCACAAGCAGGTTCGATTTATATTAAGAATATAATCAATCGTAACGATGCGAATATTATCGTAGCAAAAAACGGTGATTCAATTGATTTAGGTGATAAAACACTTACTTTTTTCAGTGCACCTTTTTTACATTGGCCAGACTCAATGTTTACTTATTTAAAAGAAGATAAAGTTTTATTTTCTTGTGATTTCTTGGGATCACATTATTGTGAACCGGAATTATTCGATACCAACATTCATTACTACGAAGAATATAGCAAAGCGCTAAAAGGCTATTTTGATGCTATTTTTGGTCCTTTTAAGCCGTATGTTGTAAAAGGGTTAAATATAGTAAAGGAATTAGATTTTGATTGTGCTGCACCAAGTCATGGTCCAGTCCTTACCAAACATGGATTGCTTGATGAAGTAATAGCGAAATATACTGAATGGAGCAATCCAACTGTTCATAATAATAAACAAATTCCAATTTTCTATTGTAGTGCATATGGTAATACGCAGTTAATAGCAGAAAGTATTGCAGTAGGAATTAAAGAAACCATTACAGATGCCAATATTGAATTGTTGGATATTATTAAATATGATATGAACCTATTATCGCAAAAGCTGAATGAAAGTGACGCATTCTTGGTCGGTTCGCCAACTATAAATAAGGATGCAGTTCCTCCGGTTTGGGTACTATTGTCTCATGTTGATGCAATTAACATAGCAAAGAAACCAACAGCAGTATTCGGTTCTTATGGCTGGAGCGGCGAAGCAACAAAATTTATTAGACAACGTTTAGAAAGCTTAAAAACAAATGTCTATGAAGAGGATTTTAGAATAACTTTTGTTCCAACTGAGTCAGACTTAAATAAGGCTAAGGAGTTTGGAAAAGCTTTTGCTTTAACTATCTAA
- a CDS encoding rubredoxin has product MKSYVCEVCGYVYVPADGCEDQNVAPGTAWEDVSEDFVCPICGVGKDQFVEE; this is encoded by the coding sequence ATGAAAAGTTATGTATGTGAAGTTTGCGGCTATGTTTATGTTCCAGCAGATGGTTGTGAAGATCAAAACGTTGCACCAGGTACAGCATGGGAAGATGTAAGCGAAGATTTCGTTTGTCCAATCTGTGGCGTAGGCAAGGATCAATTCGTAGAAGAATAG
- the pyrE gene encoding orotate phosphoribosyltransferase — protein sequence MNSYKQEFIKFMVRSNVLTFGDFTAKSGRKTPYFVNTGNYKTGEQIAKLGEFYANCIKENLGDEYDVLFGPAYKGIPLVVTTAGALYNQFKINKNYCFNRKEDKDHGEGGSIVGHKFKDGENVVIIEDVITAGTAIRECLPILKGAADVNVKGLIISVDRMEKGQGDKSAVQEIHENYGIQTFPIVTVKEIIETLYNTPIDGKVYIDDITKQRMEEYLAKYGV from the coding sequence ATGAATAGTTATAAGCAAGAATTTATTAAATTTATGGTAAGATCAAATGTTTTAACTTTTGGAGATTTTACTGCGAAAAGCGGTAGAAAAACCCCTTATTTTGTAAACACAGGCAACTATAAAACTGGAGAGCAAATTGCCAAGCTAGGTGAATTCTATGCAAATTGCATTAAAGAAAACTTAGGCGATGAATATGATGTTCTATTCGGCCCTGCTTACAAAGGCATACCATTAGTAGTTACAACTGCAGGTGCACTGTATAATCAATTTAAAATCAATAAGAATTACTGCTTTAACCGTAAAGAAGATAAAGATCATGGTGAAGGCGGTTCTATTGTTGGACATAAATTTAAAGATGGCGAAAACGTAGTTATTATTGAAGATGTTATTACTGCCGGAACTGCTATACGTGAATGTTTACCAATTTTAAAAGGTGCTGCAGATGTGAATGTTAAGGGCTTAATCATCTCAGTAGATAGAATGGAAAAAGGTCAAGGAGATAAATCAGCAGTACAAGAAATTCATGAAAATTATGGTATTCAAACATTCCCGATTGTAACAGTAAAAGAAATTATTGAAACACTTTATAATACTCCTATTGATGGGAAAGTGTATATTGATGATATAACAAAACAACGTATGGAAGAGTATTTAGCAAAATACGGAGTATAG
- the uvrB gene encoding excinuclease ABC subunit UvrB produces MNTFKLKSEYKPTGDQPKAINSLVNGLNSSVKEQTLLGVTGSGKTFTMANVIAQVNKPTLVLAHNKILAAQLCSEFKEFFPENAVEYFVSYYDYYQPEAYIPNTDTYIEKDSAINDEIDKLRHSATLALAERRDVIIVSSVSCIYSLGNPIDYRTMVISLRPNMEMNRDDLLRKLVGIQYERNDVNFIRNKFRVRGDVVEIFPAAAFDTAIRVEFFGDEIDRISEINPLTGDVKNVVNHAAIYPASHYIVPPDKLQVALNTIEEELEQRVKYFKDNQMLLEAQRIEQRTHYDMEMLQEIGICKGIENYSRILSGREPGSIPYTLMDHFPDDFLLIVDESHVTIPQVRGMYFGDRARKTSLIDYGFRLPSAYDNRPLNFSEFYDKTNQVIYVSATPGQFEKENSEQIVEQVIRPTGLIDPMVTVKPVEGQIEDLLSEINTVTEKGEKVLVTTLTKKMAEDLTTYLDSMGVKVKYLHYDIDTIERMEIIRDLRLGEFDVLVGINLLREGLDIPEVSLVCILDADKEGFLRSETSLIQTIGRAARNANGRVIMYADHVTGSMERALLETDRRREIQMQYNKENGIIPTTIIKDVRDVLEISKKDNYDIKDIKARRMAKGEKEALIKKLTQEMKNAAKLLEFEHAAYLRDKIEKLKEI; encoded by the coding sequence ATGAATACTTTTAAATTGAAATCAGAATATAAACCAACAGGAGATCAACCAAAAGCCATTAACTCGTTAGTTAATGGCTTAAATAGCAGTGTAAAGGAACAAACCTTGCTAGGCGTAACTGGATCTGGTAAGACCTTTACTATGGCAAATGTTATTGCACAAGTGAACAAACCCACCTTGGTATTAGCGCATAATAAAATTTTAGCGGCACAGCTATGTAGTGAATTTAAAGAATTCTTTCCAGAAAACGCTGTAGAATATTTTGTTAGCTATTATGATTACTATCAACCGGAAGCCTATATTCCAAATACAGATACTTATATAGAAAAAGATAGTGCGATTAACGATGAAATTGATAAACTTCGTCACTCAGCAACTTTGGCATTGGCTGAACGAAGAGATGTCATAATCGTGTCAAGTGTGTCTTGTATTTATTCCCTGGGAAATCCTATTGATTATCGTACCATGGTTATTTCTTTGCGCCCTAATATGGAAATGAATCGTGACGATTTGTTACGTAAGCTAGTTGGCATTCAATATGAGCGTAATGATGTCAATTTTATTCGTAATAAATTTCGTGTAAGAGGTGACGTTGTAGAAATTTTTCCTGCTGCTGCATTCGATACAGCCATTCGGGTTGAGTTCTTTGGCGATGAGATTGATAGAATAAGTGAAATTAACCCACTTACCGGTGATGTGAAGAATGTTGTAAATCATGCAGCGATTTATCCTGCTTCTCACTACATTGTTCCTCCGGATAAACTGCAAGTTGCATTAAATACAATCGAAGAAGAATTGGAGCAACGAGTTAAATATTTTAAAGATAATCAAATGCTATTAGAAGCGCAACGTATTGAGCAACGAACGCACTATGATATGGAGATGCTACAAGAAATCGGTATATGTAAGGGGATAGAAAACTATTCTCGTATTCTTTCCGGAAGAGAGCCAGGCAGTATCCCATACACTCTTATGGATCACTTTCCTGATGATTTTTTGTTAATCGTTGATGAATCTCATGTTACTATTCCACAAGTTAGAGGAATGTATTTTGGAGATAGAGCAAGAAAAACATCTTTAATTGATTATGGATTCCGTTTACCATCAGCTTATGATAACAGACCATTGAATTTTTCGGAGTTTTATGATAAAACAAACCAAGTAATCTATGTAAGTGCAACCCCAGGACAATTCGAAAAAGAGAATAGTGAACAAATTGTAGAACAAGTAATTCGTCCTACAGGACTAATTGATCCAATGGTTACAGTAAAACCAGTAGAAGGTCAAATTGAAGATTTACTTTCTGAAATTAACACAGTTACTGAAAAAGGCGAAAAAGTTCTAGTTACAACATTAACAAAGAAAATGGCAGAGGATTTAACCACCTATCTTGATTCTATGGGTGTTAAGGTAAAATATTTACACTATGACATTGATACAATTGAACGTATGGAAATCATTCGTGATTTACGTTTAGGTGAATTTGATGTACTGGTTGGAATTAACCTGCTCCGTGAAGGCTTAGACATACCTGAAGTATCACTGGTATGTATTTTAGATGCTGATAAAGAAGGATTTTTACGATCTGAAACTTCTTTGATTCAAACAATTGGGCGTGCGGCAAGAAATGCTAACGGTAGAGTCATTATGTATGCCGACCATGTTACTGGATCAATGGAGCGTGCTTTGCTAGAAACAGATAGGCGTCGTGAAATTCAAATGCAGTATAATAAAGAGAATGGAATTATACCAACAACTATTATTAAAGATGTTCGTGATGTATTAGAAATTTCTAAAAAAGATAATTATGATATTAAGGATATTAAGGCAAGACGTATGGCAAAAGGTGAAAAAGAAGCCTTAATTAAGAAATTAACGCAAGAAATGAAAAATGCAGCAAAATTGCTCGAATTTGAGCATGCTGCATATTTGAGAGACAAAATTGAAAAATTGAAAGAGATTTAA
- a CDS encoding RluA family pseudouridine synthase — protein sequence MKSFTIKENDKNQRLDKFLQKAVPRLPKTLMYKYIRLKRIKVNGKKSDISYKLCLGDQLELYINDEFFEESSNKDFLLVPSNINVLYEDNNILLVDKKAGLVVHEDNENTIDTLINRALHYLYDKKEYNPDVEASFVPALCNRLDRNTSGIVIIAKNAESLRVLNEKIKERKITKLYLCVVSGHLEKKQDTLTHYHFKNQADNTVKVFDKPNKNTKTMITAYKVLEYSKENTLVEVDLKTGRTHQIRAHMAYIGHPLIGDGKYGSNKTNMKYGQKQQLLYSYKLKFESDINETVLSYLDGKEFEVKQIWFRDEFKDKF from the coding sequence ATGAAATCTTTTACTATAAAAGAAAATGACAAAAACCAACGTTTAGATAAATTTTTACAAAAAGCAGTTCCCCGTTTGCCTAAAACACTTATGTATAAATATATCCGTTTAAAACGAATCAAAGTAAACGGAAAAAAATCTGATATTTCATATAAGCTTTGCCTTGGTGATCAATTAGAATTATATATCAATGACGAATTTTTTGAGGAGTCCAGTAACAAAGATTTTTTATTGGTTCCATCAAATATAAATGTTTTATATGAAGACAACAATATTCTATTGGTCGATAAAAAGGCTGGTCTTGTTGTTCATGAGGATAATGAAAATACAATTGATACGTTAATTAACCGTGCTTTACACTACCTATATGACAAAAAAGAATACAATCCTGATGTGGAAGCTTCTTTTGTCCCTGCTTTGTGTAATCGACTTGATCGGAATACTTCAGGTATTGTTATTATAGCCAAAAATGCAGAGTCTTTAAGGGTGCTCAATGAAAAAATCAAAGAGCGAAAAATTACCAAATTGTATCTTTGCGTTGTCAGTGGGCATTTAGAAAAAAAACAAGATACATTAACGCATTATCATTTTAAAAATCAAGCTGATAATACAGTTAAGGTTTTTGATAAACCAAATAAAAATACAAAGACCATGATTACCGCTTATAAAGTATTAGAATATTCCAAAGAAAACACGCTTGTAGAAGTGGATTTAAAAACTGGCCGTACCCATCAAATCAGAGCACATATGGCTTATATCGGGCATCCTTTAATCGGTGATGGCAAATATGGTAGCAATAAAACAAACATGAAATATGGACAAAAACAACAGCTTCTTTACTCTTATAAGCTGAAATTTGAGTCAGACATAAATGAAACGGTTCTTTCATATCTAGATGGAAAAGAGTTTGAAGTAAAACAAATTTGGTTTCGTGATGAATTTAAGGATAAATTTTAA